The DNA window CCAGGTGCTCGAAGGGGTTGGCTCCGAACTTGTTCATGATGAGGAAGAACGCGGACGTAATGGAGAGAATGCCCAGCGTGTAGGGCACCAGCTTGCCGGAATGGTGCCGGTTGCGCAGCGCCACCAGTGCGGCGAAGCCGGTGAGGATCCAGCTCCAGAAGAGCAGCGACCCCTTCTGGCCGCCCCACAGGGCCGCCGCCTTGTAGAAGAAGGGAAGGTCGCGGTTGCTGTAGTTGGCGACGTACTCGATGCTGAAGTCGCTGCGCATGAGCAGGACTTCCAGCGCGACCACGGCCAGGGTGACGAACCCGAACACCACGTACACCGCGCGCTCGCCGCTCTTGACGAGTTCACGCCGGCCGGTGCGGGCGCCATAGAATAGAGAAAAGAGCGCGAAGACGCAGAATGTCAGCGCGATCGCGATTGAGAAATTGCCAAAGTCAGCCACGGGATGCTCCGTTGTGAGGTGTGATCAGACCCATCGCGCGCCGAAAGGCGCACACGAACCGCGATTTCAGTACGAGTCGCCGCCGGCAGACGAATTGTCCGCCCCGCCGCCGTCCATGTCAACGTCGGTCGGGTGCTGGGCATCCTTGCCGTACTCCGCCTCGTATTTGGAAGCGCACTTCGCCTGGATATGATCGGCGTCGAAAGAACCGTCCTTGAGACGCTCCCCTTCGACGATCGCCTCGGAGCCATCCTTGAACGTGTCCGGAACCGGCTGGCTGCCGGAGTACCGGACTGCAAGTGTGT is part of the Candidatus Krumholzibacteriia bacterium genome and encodes:
- a CDS encoding cytochrome c maturation protein CcmE, translating into MKRQLRFAVGIGVILVAIAYFAFAGYQEGKAYYSTIDELNVMGERAEGKRLRVAGIVQPGSIVRDGKDVSFTLTQDETHTLAVRYSGSQPVPDTFKDGSEAIVEGERLKDGSFDADHIQAKCASKYEAEYGKDAQHPTDVDMDGGGADNSSAGGDSY